In Oryctolagus cuniculus chromosome X, mOryCun1.1, whole genome shotgun sequence, a single window of DNA contains:
- the LOC100348178 gene encoding melanoma-associated antigen B1 — MPRGQKSKLRARKKRQQTRSVAQGAKAAHAVGEEEEESPSSSPVREGTPPSSPRSCAAQGGLRGRASSSPEAGSSDASSDVDEGYRAGSSQVSLRDPLNRKASMLVQFIMEKYKKREPIVQADMLKVVKRKYKKHFPEILRRTSERVELIFGLELEEVDPISRSYVLINKLSLSSEDEVSGERVLPKTGLVMTLLAVIFMKGNRATEAEMWEFLNALGIYAGRRHSIFGEPRKLITEDLVQENYLEYRQVRFRSPPVYEFVWGPRAHAETTKMKVLEVLAKINDTVPRCYPDLYEEALRDEQERAELQAVARASTVARSRVGSRAKSRRSSHT, encoded by the coding sequence ATGCCTCGGGGACAGAAGAGCAAGCTCCGAGCTCGCAAGAAGCGCCAGCAGACCCGCAGTGTGGCCCAGGGTGCCAAGGCTGCCCATGCCgttggggaagaggaagaagagtctccctcctcctctcccgtTCGTGAGGGAACTCCCCCAAGCTCCCCTAGATCCTGCGCTGCCCAGGGGGGTCTGAGAGGCCGAGCGTCTAGCTCTCCTGAGGCAGGGAGTTCTGATGCCAGTTCGGATGTAGATGAGGGCTATAGGGCAGGCtcttcccaggtctccctcagAGATCCTCTGAACAGGAAGGCGAGTATGCTGGTGCAGTTCATCATGGAGAAGTATAAAAAGCGAGAGCCCATCGTGCAGGCAGACATGCTGAAGGTAGTCAAGAGAAAGTATAAGAAGCATTTCCCCGAGATCCTCAGGAGAACCTCTGAGCGTGTTGAGCTGATCTTTGGCCTCGAGTTGGAGGAAGTCGACCCCATTAGTCGCTCCTATGTCCTTATCAACAAGCTCAGCCTCTCCAGTGAGGATGAGGTCAGTGGGGAAAGGGTGCTGCCCAAGACAGGGCTGGTGATGACACTCTTGGCTGTGATCTTTATGAAGGGCAACCGTGCCACTGAGGCGGAGATGTGGGAGTTCCTGAATGCTCTGGGGATCTATGCTGGGAGGAGGCACTCAATCTTTGGGGAGCCCCGGAAGCTCATCACCGAAGATCTGGTGCAGGAAAATTACCTGGAGTACCGTCAGGTGCGCTTTAGGAGTCCTCCAGTCTATGAATTCGTGTGGGGTCCCAGAGCACATGCTGAAACTACCAAGATGAAagtcctggaagttttggccAAGATCAATGACACTGTCCCTCGCTGCTACCCTGATCTCTATGAGGAGGCTTTAAGAGATGAGCAAGAGAGAGCAGAACTGCAAGCTGTAGCCAGGGCCTCCACGGTTGCCAGGTCCAGGGTGGGTTCTAGGGCCAAGTCCCGCAGGTCCTCCCACACCTAA